Proteins from one Lachnospiraceae bacterium KGMB03038 genomic window:
- a CDS encoding acyl-[acyl-carrier-protein] thioesterase — translation MRRDNAYSFVSRVRFSEIDHTKKITLPGIINYFQDCSIFQSESLGLGVDYLAEHGKAWVLSAWQVIVDRYPKLGEEIQIHTWATGFKGFIGNRNFCMTDGKGETVAYANSIWSYMDMRKGRPVRPSQEEAASYGMGEPLAMEYAPRKIELPEGFQQKPSFPVRKYHIDTNEHVNNCQYVQMALESLDEEIQVRQMRAEYKKSAVYKDVIMPRVSREEDRIVAALCGADQETYAVVEFQTETGGCK, via the coding sequence TTGAGAAGGGATAACGCATATTCATTTGTAAGCAGGGTAAGATTCAGCGAGATCGACCATACCAAGAAGATCACGCTCCCGGGGATCATTAATTATTTCCAGGACTGCAGTATCTTTCAGTCGGAGAGCCTGGGGCTTGGCGTAGATTATCTGGCGGAGCATGGGAAGGCGTGGGTGCTTTCTGCCTGGCAGGTGATCGTGGATCGGTATCCCAAACTGGGAGAAGAGATCCAGATCCATACCTGGGCTACCGGATTTAAAGGGTTCATTGGAAACCGGAACTTCTGTATGACAGACGGCAAGGGAGAGACTGTGGCCTATGCCAATTCAATCTGGTCGTATATGGATATGAGAAAAGGCAGGCCGGTACGGCCGTCCCAGGAGGAAGCGGCTTCCTATGGGATGGGAGAACCGCTTGCTATGGAATATGCGCCCCGGAAGATCGAACTGCCGGAAGGATTCCAGCAAAAGCCCTCTTTCCCTGTGCGGAAATATCATATTGATACCAATGAGCATGTGAATAATTGCCAATATGTACAGATGGCGCTGGAATCTTTGGATGAAGAGATCCAGGTGAGGCAGATGCGGGCGGAATATAAGAAGTCGGCAGTCTATAAAGATGTGATCATGCCGCGGGTGTCGAGGGAAGAAGACCGGATCGTAGCGGCTTTATGCGGCGCGGATCAAGAGACTTACGCAGTGGTAGAATTCCAGACAGAAACGGGCGGCTGTAAGTAA
- a CDS encoding S1 RNA-binding domain-containing protein, protein MRLEEYLGKKRTLMIVKKVEFGVYLGTKEDKVLLPGKQVPKGLEAGDPVEVFLYRDSDDRLIATTAEPKIQLGEIRKLKVVDTGRIGAFLDWGLEKDLLLPFREQTKKVKVGDQVLAALYVDRSGRLCATMKLYERLRQDAPYKKDDMVQGTVYETSDNFGVFVAVDDCYSALIPKREVYGELQAGDVVEARVTRVHEDGKMDLSLRKKAFLQMDEDAGKVLERLKENGGSLPFTDKADPELIKRELGLSKNAFKRAVGRLLKEQKIQITEKTIEFLEK, encoded by the coding sequence ATGAGGTTAGAAGAATATTTAGGAAAAAAGCGGACGCTGATGATCGTCAAAAAAGTAGAGTTTGGAGTCTATCTTGGAACAAAGGAGGACAAGGTGCTTCTGCCGGGGAAACAGGTGCCCAAGGGATTAGAAGCAGGAGACCCGGTGGAAGTATTTTTGTACCGGGATTCAGACGACCGCCTGATCGCTACCACAGCGGAGCCTAAGATCCAGCTGGGAGAGATCCGGAAACTTAAGGTAGTGGATACCGGACGCATTGGAGCCTTTTTAGACTGGGGGCTGGAGAAGGATCTGCTGCTTCCGTTCCGGGAGCAGACCAAGAAAGTCAAAGTGGGGGATCAGGTGCTGGCGGCCCTCTATGTGGACCGGTCGGGAAGACTGTGCGCCACCATGAAGCTGTATGAACGGCTGCGCCAGGATGCCCCTTATAAAAAGGATGATATGGTCCAGGGGACGGTGTATGAAACCAGCGATAATTTCGGGGTGTTTGTGGCGGTGGACGACTGCTACAGCGCGTTGATCCCAAAGCGAGAAGTCTATGGAGAACTTCAGGCAGGAGACGTGGTAGAAGCAAGAGTGACCAGGGTCCATGAGGACGGGAAAATGGACTTAAGTCTCCGCAAGAAAGCCTTCCTTCAGATGGATGAGGACGCCGGGAAAGTGCTGGAACGGCTCAAAGAGAACGGAGGAAGTCTTCCTTTTACCGATAAGGCGGATCCGGAACTGATCAAAAGGGAGCTTGGACTTAGTAAAAATGCCTTTAAAAGAGCGGTAGGACGACTGCTGAAAGAGCAGAAGATACAAATTACCGAAAAGACTATTGAATTCCTGGAAAAATAA
- a CDS encoding cation transporter has translation MTEFLVRHFVKEHEAVEKVSVRTAYGVLASMVGIFCNIFLFIVKWLIGFFLQSLSVMADAFNNLSDAGGSIISLVGVKMAEKPADKDHPFGHGRIEYIAALVVAFLVLEVGFTFFKDAVGKIREPEAMRFQLVSIVILSLSVGVKLWLSVFNRKLGKRIDSKVLQASAADAIGDVITTSATIISVLFWRITGLNIDGFVGLGVSLVIMWAGIGIARDTLEPLIGEPVSREEYEKITKFVEQYEGIMGSHDLIVHNYGPGRSMASIHAEVPNDVDIEESHEIIDRIERDAVKNLGIFLVIHMDPVETKDAQVLAVKNQVEQILDAVDRNVTIHDFRMVDGKEQINLIFDMVVPYEYDDEKQTQLRRTVEKLLHIADPRYQCVITVERSYIDVEKG, from the coding sequence ATGACTGAATTCTTGGTAAGACATTTTGTAAAAGAGCATGAAGCGGTAGAAAAGGTGTCTGTCCGTACGGCCTACGGAGTGCTGGCCAGTATGGTAGGCATCTTTTGCAATATTTTCTTATTTATAGTAAAGTGGCTGATCGGATTTTTTCTGCAGAGCCTGTCAGTTATGGCGGATGCTTTTAATAATCTTTCGGATGCGGGCGGCTCGATCATCAGTCTGGTAGGCGTCAAGATGGCGGAAAAGCCGGCGGATAAGGATCATCCTTTCGGACATGGGAGGATTGAATACATAGCGGCGCTGGTGGTGGCGTTCCTGGTGCTGGAAGTTGGATTTACCTTCTTCAAAGACGCGGTGGGCAAGATCCGGGAACCGGAAGCTATGCGTTTCCAGCTGGTATCTATCGTTATTTTGTCGCTTTCGGTAGGAGTGAAGCTGTGGCTGTCCGTTTTTAACCGGAAACTGGGGAAGAGGATCGATTCGAAAGTGTTGCAGGCCTCAGCCGCAGATGCTATCGGAGATGTGATCACTACATCCGCGACGATTATTTCCGTACTGTTTTGGCGGATTACGGGGTTGAATATCGATGGGTTCGTAGGCCTTGGCGTGTCTTTAGTCATTATGTGGGCAGGCATCGGAATTGCCAGAGACACGCTGGAACCTTTGATCGGGGAACCGGTTTCCAGGGAAGAATATGAGAAGATCACGAAGTTTGTGGAACAATACGAGGGGATCATGGGAAGCCATGACCTGATCGTCCATAATTATGGGCCGGGAAGAAGTATGGCTTCGATTCACGCGGAGGTGCCGAATGATGTGGATATCGAAGAATCCCATGAGATCATCGACCGGATCGAGCGGGACGCGGTTAAAAATCTGGGAATTTTCCTGGTCATCCACATGGACCCGGTGGAAACCAAGGATGCCCAGGTGCTGGCGGTGAAAAACCAAGTGGAACAGATCCTGGACGCGGTAGACAGGAACGTGACCATCCATGATTTCCGTATGGTGGATGGAAAAGAGCAGATCAACCTGATCTTCGATATGGTGGTGCCATATGAATATGATGATGAGAAGCAGACCCAGCTTCGCCGTACGGTGGAAAAGCTTCTGCATATCGCAGATCCAAGGTATCAGTGTGTGATCACGGTGGAAAGGAGTTACATAGATGTTGAGAAGGGATAA
- a CDS encoding polya polymerase has product MKVQNITDIDKFFKVVDSCKGKVELVTGEGDRLNLKSKLSQYVSMANIFSNGEIPELELVAHEPEDIDKLVSFMING; this is encoded by the coding sequence ATGAAAGTACAGAATATCACAGATATTGATAAGTTCTTTAAAGTAGTAGATTCATGCAAAGGAAAAGTAGAGCTGGTAACAGGAGAAGGAGACAGACTGAATCTGAAGTCCAAACTGTCTCAGTATGTATCCATGGCAAATATCTTCTCTAACGGTGAGATCCCGGAATTAGAGCTTGTGGCTCATGAGCCGGAAGATATTGATAAGCTGGTTTCCTTTATGATCAACGGTTAA